Proteins from a genomic interval of Methanoplanus endosymbiosus:
- a CDS encoding TatD family hydrolase, producing the protein MILKDIPITDDHMHIDPVNGKGIKAALEFKRSGGTHIFLVTKPSWSFGITPQSGEDFRPVFEKTIQLADEITENGVKTFPILGVHPAEIGKLTAAGMTVEEAADVMSAGLTVAAEYVRNGEAVALKSGRPHYEVTPDVWDASNRVLAHAIALAHDADCALQIHAETGPCEDVVTMAQKSGMDIHRIVKHFGIPETPLTPSLIAKHEAIPDLARQGRLFTMESDYMDENSRPGSVIGPKSVPRFTRKLIESGKITEEQAYKIHKDNPEKIYGVEINLG; encoded by the coding sequence ATGATTCTGAAAGATATACCCATAACCGATGACCACATGCACATAGATCCGGTCAATGGAAAAGGAATAAAAGCAGCACTGGAATTCAAGAGATCAGGCGGCACGCACATATTCCTTGTTACAAAGCCATCCTGGTCTTTTGGAATTACCCCGCAGTCAGGAGAGGACTTCAGACCTGTATTTGAAAAGACAATACAACTTGCAGATGAGATAACAGAGAACGGAGTGAAGACATTCCCGATTCTCGGAGTCCACCCGGCAGAGATAGGCAAACTAACGGCCGCCGGAATGACCGTTGAAGAAGCAGCAGATGTGATGTCTGCCGGACTTACTGTTGCGGCAGAATATGTAAGAAACGGTGAAGCAGTGGCCTTAAAGAGCGGAAGGCCGCACTACGAAGTAACTCCGGATGTATGGGATGCCTCCAACAGAGTGCTTGCACATGCAATAGCCCTTGCGCATGATGCAGACTGCGCGCTTCAGATCCATGCCGAGACCGGCCCGTGTGAAGATGTCGTAACAATGGCACAAAAATCCGGGATGGACATCCACAGAATTGTAAAGCATTTCGGAATCCCGGAGACACCTCTCACACCCTCACTAATCGCAAAACATGAGGCAATACCCGACCTTGCCCGGCAGGGGCGGCTCTTTACCATGGAGAGCGACTACATGGACGAAAACAGCCGGCCCGGCTCTGTAATCGGTCCTAAGTCAGTCCCGCGTTTTACACGAAAGCTCATCGAATCCGGAAAAATAACAGAAGAACAGGCATATAAAATTCATAAAGACAATCCAGAGAAGATCTACGGCGTTGAGATTAACTTAGGCTGA
- a CDS encoding DUF424 domain-containing protein, with product MKIHRSPGCEEILAACDCELLNTTLSDEKIEIEVSENFYGNEKVTEEEFEEALKKATNANLIGKRVIAVAVRCGLADEDYCIYIQDIPHAQIL from the coding sequence ATGAAGATACACAGATCGCCGGGATGCGAAGAGATCCTTGCTGCATGCGACTGTGAATTATTGAATACAACATTATCAGATGAGAAAATAGAGATTGAGGTCAGTGAAAATTTTTACGGGAATGAAAAAGTCACTGAAGAAGAGTTTGAAGAGGCACTAAAGAAGGCAACAAATGCCAACCTCATCGGAAAGAGAGTAATAGCAGTTGCAGTCAGATGCGGACTGGCTGACGAAGACTACTGCATATACATACAAGACATACCACACGCACAGATCCTATGA
- a CDS encoding class I SAM-dependent methyltransferase — MRCRTVKTSELTRISGWEWADRSRRPYVRGDTAYVPVKDGYSSDTEIKERKRYSGPGYQMIGDIAVIHGSRPTESEISEIIGWKNPKGILLLKGFNSEKRIPDTEVLYGECSETCHREAGHIFFIDPSKVMFAMGNRDEKMRIETLVKNSGREERIADMFAGIGYFTIPAGKAGGMVHAMELNPDSYQFLNKNITANGLKNNITADLGDCRDLLRGTYDRVLMGHFDSVNMLKDLIPHIKRGSILHLHSIDSVGDRIREVLNNAGYECEIKEIKVKKYSPGRWHIVQDVTII, encoded by the coding sequence ATGAGATGCAGAACCGTTAAGACCTCAGAACTGACCCGGATTTCCGGCTGGGAATGGGCAGACAGGAGCAGACGGCCCTATGTCAGAGGTGATACTGCATATGTGCCTGTTAAGGACGGATATTCCTCAGATACAGAGATAAAAGAGCGTAAGAGGTACAGCGGCCCCGGATACCAGATGATTGGTGACATTGCGGTAATCCATGGAAGCAGGCCCACAGAATCTGAGATCTCTGAGATCATAGGTTGGAAAAATCCAAAAGGCATCCTCCTCCTGAAGGGATTTAACAGTGAGAAGAGAATCCCGGATACCGAAGTTTTATATGGTGAGTGCAGTGAAACCTGCCACAGGGAAGCCGGGCATATATTTTTTATTGACCCTTCAAAGGTGATGTTTGCAATGGGCAACCGGGATGAGAAGATGAGAATCGAAACCCTCGTTAAAAATTCCGGAAGAGAAGAGCGTATCGCCGATATGTTCGCCGGAATCGGCTATTTTACCATCCCTGCCGGAAAAGCCGGCGGTATGGTTCACGCAATGGAGCTAAACCCGGACTCATACCAATTCCTGAATAAAAATATAACAGCAAACGGCCTTAAAAATAACATAACCGCAGATTTGGGCGATTGCAGGGACCTTCTCAGGGGAACCTACGACAGGGTACTGATGGGTCATTTTGACTCAGTAAATATGCTCAAAGACCTTATACCACACATTAAAAGAGGCAGCATACTGCACCTGCACAGCATAGATTCTGTCGGGGACAGAATAAGGGAAGTTCTGAACAATGCCGGATATGAATGCGAAATAAAGGAAATAAAGGTTAAGAAGTATTCCCCCGGACGATGGCATATAGTTCAGGACGTAACGATAATATAA
- a CDS encoding pantoate kinase, which translates to MTKISKAFSPGHISGYFCPKTCTNGDKGSIGGGIVITEGVTTTVSYSDKTAVEIIRRGDDNKILTKISGSPPIAYALRRMNVTARVQTECRLPLGSGFGLSAAALLSAVTAADDCFECGYSTEKREALAYEAEVYSSSGLGDVPAATGGGYICRKTPGLNGEIIRKFDADEEIAAVSLSPIPTEEIVKNTKILEDTRKAFPSGCPGGIEEFFRMSKKFAFESGLMTEDAEKIIRACEEESVPASMTMLGNGVFAYGNPAKKILSRFGSVYVMKISESGYSLLQSK; encoded by the coding sequence ATGACAAAGATCTCAAAAGCCTTCTCTCCGGGGCACATATCTGGCTATTTCTGCCCGAAAACCTGCACAAACGGCGATAAAGGCAGTATCGGAGGGGGCATAGTCATCACCGAAGGCGTAACCACTACTGTCTCATACTCTGATAAGACAGCTGTTGAGATCATCAGAAGAGGAGATGACAATAAAATCCTCACGAAAATAAGCGGGTCCCCACCGATAGCATATGCCCTCAGAAGGATGAATGTCACAGCCCGCGTTCAGACAGAATGCAGGCTGCCGCTGGGTTCAGGATTCGGCCTTAGTGCAGCTGCCCTGCTGTCAGCGGTTACAGCAGCAGACGACTGCTTTGAATGCGGATATTCAACAGAAAAGAGAGAAGCCCTCGCCTATGAGGCAGAGGTGTACTCATCATCCGGCCTCGGTGATGTTCCGGCAGCAACGGGCGGGGGATACATATGCAGGAAAACGCCCGGACTAAACGGTGAGATCATCAGGAAGTTTGATGCAGATGAAGAGATCGCCGCTGTGAGCTTAAGCCCCATTCCAACAGAAGAGATTGTAAAAAACACGAAGATCCTTGAAGATACCAGGAAGGCGTTCCCGTCCGGATGTCCGGGAGGAATTGAGGAATTTTTCCGGATGTCCAAAAAATTTGCCTTTGAATCCGGACTTATGACAGAGGATGCAGAGAAAATTATCAGGGCATGTGAAGAAGAATCAGTGCCGGCATCGATGACCATGCTTGGCAACGGGGTGTTCGCATACGGAAATCCGGCAAAGAAGATCCTCTCCCGGTTCGGCAGTGTCTATGTCATGAAGATATCAGAATCAGGTTATTCCCTTTTGCAGTCCAAATAA
- a CDS encoding class I SAM-dependent methyltransferase has translation MSEHYDSVATVYDKHYDQSQGQIYYNHICENVMPNIPKGKKLLDLGCGTGLFMRRYIALGGEAVGLDISRGMVIKGIEKCSADFMTGNAEVLPFKDESFDAVTSLLAFSYLQNPEDMLEESFRILKPGGSISICTLGKNVFTTMVPVAYRIGEKLKIKRVGMAYFGEHYYREDELTALFDKIGFSDVRVERKSFAHVDLKPKMYSFTKKLEPFVEEKMPYLAFNICASGVKE, from the coding sequence GTGTCCGAACATTACGACAGCGTGGCAACTGTCTATGACAAACACTACGACCAGTCACAGGGCCAGATATATTACAACCATATATGCGAGAATGTAATGCCCAATATCCCAAAAGGGAAAAAACTCCTGGACCTCGGCTGCGGAACGGGACTGTTTATGAGGAGGTATATTGCCCTTGGCGGTGAGGCAGTAGGGCTTGACATCAGCAGGGGAATGGTCATTAAGGGAATTGAGAAATGCAGTGCTGATTTCATGACCGGAAATGCAGAAGTTCTGCCATTTAAGGATGAAAGTTTTGATGCAGTTACAAGCCTGCTTGCTTTTTCATATCTTCAGAATCCGGAGGATATGCTTGAGGAGTCATTCCGAATCCTGAAGCCCGGAGGTTCAATCTCTATATGCACACTTGGAAAGAATGTCTTTACCACCATGGTGCCGGTTGCATACAGAATCGGTGAGAAACTGAAGATTAAGAGGGTTGGTATGGCGTACTTCGGTGAGCATTACTACCGCGAGGATGAACTGACAGCACTCTTTGACAAAATTGGATTTTCTGATGTGAGAGTTGAGAGAAAGTCCTTTGCCCATGTCGATTTAAAACCAAAAATGTACTCCTTCACAAAGAAACTTGAACCTTTTGTTGAGGAGAAGATGCCCTACCTGGCATTTAATATATGCGCCTCCGGTGTGAAAGAGTAA
- a CDS encoding AIR synthase-related protein codes for MDVEHFARKELAEGADENTIINNLSAHILKFKSCSDEYARNFAKAVITEAKNSSGLTGDLFEYYHSGVGMGEFGVGSRGEGDFFAHRQLPKIIGKSGAEVGVDEMDDAGVVTAGGKYIINTVDGMHSRLSDFPFLAGFHVTRATLRDVYVMGAKPVAMISDIHVADDGDVAKVFDYTAGISVVSDMMNIPLVSGSTLRIGGDMVLGDRMTGCVGAVGVSEHLTARSSTVPGDILLMTEGAGGGTIATAAIYSGFPEVVEKTINLSFLKACEALLNSEVLSRIHSMTDVTNGGLRGDVYEMAETARCRIVIEESNLRDLVDPTVLKMLDALDIDYLGVSLDALLVVAPPEAADEIISVVQASGVKMRKIGYATEGPSDSKIILNGEMKDFVPEFRESAYTPLKKAVDKIPGDINDMKRRVEKAADEAVEKKMRIIAKLKERY; via the coding sequence ATGGACGTTGAGCATTTCGCCCGGAAAGAACTCGCAGAAGGGGCGGACGAGAATACAATAATAAACAATCTTTCAGCACATATTCTGAAATTCAAGTCATGCTCAGATGAATATGCCCGTAATTTTGCAAAAGCAGTAATTACCGAGGCAAAGAATTCTTCCGGACTAACAGGCGATCTCTTTGAATATTACCATTCAGGTGTCGGAATGGGTGAGTTCGGAGTCGGATCAAGGGGCGAAGGAGATTTCTTTGCCCACCGTCAATTGCCCAAAATTATCGGGAAATCGGGCGCGGAGGTCGGCGTTGATGAGATGGATGATGCAGGAGTTGTAACCGCCGGCGGAAAATATATTATCAATACAGTTGACGGTATGCACTCAAGGCTCTCCGATTTTCCATTCCTTGCGGGATTTCACGTAACAAGGGCAACACTGCGTGATGTTTATGTGATGGGCGCAAAGCCGGTTGCGATGATCTCTGACATCCATGTTGCAGATGACGGCGATGTTGCAAAGGTCTTTGACTACACAGCCGGAATTTCGGTTGTCAGTGATATGATGAATATCCCGCTCGTAAGCGGCTCAACACTCAGAATCGGCGGTGATATGGTGCTCGGTGACAGAATGACCGGGTGTGTCGGCGCTGTCGGCGTATCTGAGCATCTCACTGCCAGATCATCAACTGTTCCCGGTGACATTCTTCTCATGACTGAGGGCGCAGGGGGAGGCACAATTGCAACCGCTGCAATCTACTCCGGATTTCCGGAAGTCGTTGAGAAGACCATCAATCTCTCCTTCTTAAAGGCATGTGAGGCCCTTCTTAACAGTGAAGTATTGTCCCGCATCCATTCAATGACAGATGTCACAAACGGCGGCCTGAGGGGTGATGTATATGAGATGGCAGAGACCGCCCGGTGCAGAATTGTAATCGAGGAGAGCAATCTCAGGGACCTTGTCGATCCGACTGTCCTTAAGATGCTTGATGCCCTTGATATCGACTATCTCGGCGTATCCCTCGATGCTCTTTTGGTGGTTGCACCACCTGAGGCTGCCGATGAGATCATATCGGTTGTGCAGGCATCCGGGGTAAAGATGAGAAAGATCGGCTATGCGACTGAAGGCCCGTCAGACTCAAAGATAATTCTCAATGGTGAGATGAAGGATTTCGTGCCGGAGTTCCGGGAATCTGCATACACTCCCCTCAAGAAAGCCGTGGACAAAATTCCGGGTGATATAAACGATATGAAGAGGCGTGTTGAAAAGGCGGCAGATGAAGCCGTAGAGAAGAAGATGAGAATAATTGCAAAATTAAAAGAGCGTTACTGA
- a CDS encoding 4-phosphopantoate--beta-alanine ligase, whose amino-acid sequence MIPKDHPRYKSLIRRERIADAALKGIVAMEGVGAHGRGEAFDYLIGERTTQSALLAEKTAAALFLNAKNPVISVNGNTAALAAEEIAKLQRASGAAVEVNLFHRTEKRVRMITELLEDAGADVLKGESERLLPLSHDRALCLRDGIYSCDLILVPLEDGDRCEALVNMGKTVIAIDLNPLSRTAKTSSLPIVDELSRALANMTEFCTNLKKDEAEQLISDYNSRSFLESAVKDIVENLSNALD is encoded by the coding sequence ATGATACCCAAAGATCATCCGAGATATAAGTCACTAATTAGAAGGGAAAGAATAGCAGATGCCGCACTTAAGGGCATAGTTGCAATGGAAGGTGTCGGCGCACACGGAAGAGGGGAGGCTTTTGACTACCTCATCGGTGAAAGAACAACACAGTCAGCACTGCTTGCGGAAAAAACAGCTGCTGCACTCTTTCTCAATGCCAAAAATCCGGTGATATCGGTCAACGGCAACACAGCTGCCCTTGCAGCAGAAGAGATAGCAAAACTTCAGAGAGCATCCGGTGCAGCAGTCGAGGTAAACCTCTTTCACAGAACTGAAAAGAGAGTCCGGATGATAACAGAACTTCTCGAAGATGCCGGAGCTGATGTATTAAAAGGAGAGTCTGAGAGGCTTTTGCCCCTCTCACATGACAGGGCATTATGCCTCAGGGACGGAATTTACAGCTGTGATCTCATACTGGTTCCCCTTGAAGACGGGGACAGATGTGAAGCACTCGTGAATATGGGAAAGACGGTTATAGCAATTGACTTAAACCCACTCTCAAGGACTGCAAAGACCTCTTCCCTGCCAATAGTTGATGAACTGTCAAGGGCACTTGCAAATATGACAGAATTCTGCACAAACCTGAAGAAAGATGAGGCTGAACAGCTCATATCAGACTATAACAGCAGATCTTTTTTGGAGTCTGCGGTAAAAGATATAGTGGAGAATCTGTCCAATGCTCTGGATTGA
- the coaBC gene encoding bifunctional phosphopantothenoylcysteine decarboxylase/phosphopantothenate--cysteine ligase CoaBC → MTLKGKTVILGITGSIAAVEDIKLARALRRKGAEVRAVMSRAACGIIHPDAVTYACDHPAITEITGLIEHVKYCGIGGSGDILLIAPATANTICKIAGGIDDTPVTTFATTAIGRGMPVVIVPAMHESMYRHPAVKESIEKLKSWGISFVEPKLEENKAKQASNDDIVLESERACGEKPLAGKRVLITSGACTEPLDDVRVLTTGSSGAMGREIALEAYRLGADVTIVHKNTAIPLINNIKTSDSDSMREAVLNYADDEFPDYYISAAAISDFAPEIYSGKIPSGEGVTITLLPKPKLLDGMLALKGKNPDAKIIAFKLGRDEEDKAKEMVKKGIFMVAVNTPDVMGSLSGRYRFVTESGITETEGQKEEIAKELWKAALQP, encoded by the coding sequence ATGACACTGAAGGGAAAAACAGTAATTCTTGGAATCACCGGAAGCATTGCTGCGGTTGAGGATATAAAACTTGCAAGGGCACTGAGACGAAAAGGTGCAGAAGTCAGGGCTGTAATGAGCAGGGCCGCATGCGGAATAATCCACCCCGATGCAGTGACATACGCATGTGATCATCCGGCAATAACTGAGATCACCGGACTGATAGAGCATGTGAAATACTGCGGCATCGGCGGAAGCGGAGATATTCTGCTCATAGCACCTGCAACCGCCAATACGATCTGCAAGATAGCCGGCGGTATAGACGACACTCCGGTTACGACATTTGCAACAACAGCCATTGGCAGAGGCATGCCGGTTGTGATTGTCCCGGCAATGCATGAGAGCATGTACAGGCATCCGGCAGTGAAGGAGTCAATAGAGAAACTGAAGAGCTGGGGCATATCCTTTGTAGAACCAAAACTGGAAGAGAACAAGGCCAAGCAGGCATCAAACGATGACATTGTCCTGGAGTCTGAGAGGGCATGCGGAGAAAAGCCCTTAGCCGGAAAGAGAGTGCTCATAACCTCAGGTGCATGTACAGAACCACTCGATGATGTCAGAGTCTTAACAACGGGTTCAAGCGGTGCAATGGGAAGGGAGATAGCCCTTGAGGCATACAGGCTTGGCGCAGATGTGACTATTGTCCATAAAAACACTGCAATCCCGCTCATCAATAACATCAAGACATCAGACTCCGACTCCATGAGAGAGGCAGTCCTGAATTATGCAGACGATGAATTTCCGGACTACTACATAAGCGCCGCTGCCATCTCGGATTTCGCACCGGAAATTTACAGTGGAAAAATCCCTTCAGGTGAAGGAGTAACCATAACACTGCTCCCAAAACCAAAGCTTCTTGACGGAATGCTGGCACTTAAGGGCAAAAATCCGGATGCGAAGATTATCGCCTTCAAACTCGGCAGGGACGAAGAAGATAAGGCAAAGGAGATGGTTAAAAAAGGCATCTTCATGGTAGCAGTCAATACTCCGGATGTGATGGGAAGTTTATCCGGCAGGTACAGATTCGTAACAGAAAGCGGCATAACAGAAACTGAAGGGCAAAAAGAAGAGATAGCAAAGGAGTTGTGGAAGGCAGCCCTGCAGCCTTAA
- a CDS encoding dihydroneopterin aldolase family protein, whose translation MEKKAKAAFEAGIKLGALYHQWVGTPISPQTAGSVEKAIEGAVGLQPYVDEITVKIDTSQMVLNAFGYSELSGKMFDVKIRTKVGNATCHAQLKVEEDYPMMTIIELI comes from the coding sequence ATGGAGAAAAAAGCAAAAGCAGCATTTGAAGCCGGAATCAAACTCGGAGCACTCTACCACCAGTGGGTAGGCACACCAATCTCCCCGCAGACTGCCGGAAGCGTTGAGAAGGCAATTGAAGGTGCAGTAGGACTTCAGCCCTATGTTGATGAGATCACAGTAAAAATAGACACCTCACAGATGGTCTTAAACGCATTCGGCTACAGTGAACTATCCGGAAAGATGTTTGATGTAAAAATCAGGACAAAAGTAGGGAATGCAACATGCCATGCACAGCTAAAGGTAGAGGAAGACTACCCGATGATGACAATCATTGAACTGATCTGA
- a CDS encoding AAA family ATPase has translation MLWIEKYRPEKFEDIYGQEEIISHIGGFGRSKNIPHMLLFGPHGTGKTCAVQSLAKEIYGDYADENLSIIQAGILFTQGKTWLENEERFSHLYKKEESLINNFKHIVKWYASMRPFEADFKILAFEEADMLPFAAQAALRRIMEKYSRTCRFILLTRRSSTIIPAIYSRCLPLFFKPLPNETIIGIMKDIMKKEEISGDEIPDDDLDLIAEFSKGDCRKAVTYLQIMATKKDEADIIDLSKSEISSVSAALFKSIQAADFAKSKETAEMIMIEYGLSAREVINEISATARREYNDPRIALMLGDADYRLTEAGNEYLQINALISNIISEVFN, from the coding sequence ATGCTCTGGATTGAGAAATACCGGCCCGAAAAATTTGAAGATATATACGGCCAGGAAGAGATAATCAGCCACATCGGAGGATTTGGCAGGAGTAAAAACATACCCCATATGCTGCTCTTCGGCCCGCACGGCACAGGCAAGACATGCGCAGTGCAGTCCCTTGCAAAGGAGATCTACGGAGACTATGCGGACGAGAACCTGAGCATAATCCAGGCTGGAATTCTCTTCACGCAGGGAAAAACCTGGCTTGAAAATGAAGAGAGATTTTCACACCTGTATAAGAAGGAAGAGAGTCTGATAAATAATTTCAAGCATATCGTCAAGTGGTATGCCTCCATGAGACCTTTTGAAGCTGATTTTAAGATACTTGCATTTGAAGAGGCCGACATGCTCCCCTTTGCCGCACAGGCGGCACTCAGAAGAATTATGGAGAAGTACAGCCGCACATGCAGATTCATTCTGCTGACAAGACGCTCATCCACAATAATTCCGGCAATATACTCCCGCTGCCTGCCGCTATTCTTCAAACCCCTCCCCAATGAAACAATTATTGGGATAATGAAGGATATAATGAAGAAAGAAGAGATCTCAGGGGATGAAATTCCGGATGACGACCTTGACCTTATTGCAGAGTTCTCAAAGGGAGACTGCCGCAAAGCAGTGACATACCTTCAGATAATGGCAACAAAAAAAGATGAAGCAGACATCATAGATCTCTCAAAATCCGAGATTTCATCGGTTTCAGCCGCACTTTTTAAATCAATACAGGCAGCAGATTTTGCAAAATCAAAAGAGACAGCAGAGATGATAATGATCGAATACGGCCTCTCAGCCAGAGAGGTCATAAACGAGATATCGGCAACTGCCAGAAGAGAATATAATGACCCGCGAATTGCGCTGATGCTTGGAGATGCAGATTACAGACTGACAGAAGCCGGTAATGAATATCTCCAGATAAACGCACTCATATCAAATATCATATCAGAGGTTTTCAATTGA
- a CDS encoding 60S ribosomal export protein NMD3, translated as MTENIDIKQNICPKCGKPTKKGLCPECRIAETEWLVCDPRVQCTQCPTCGSMKNGAIWTDCKVEMEDLIAEIALSAVHLHEDMYDYNIQLSHFEPSPNRTSVKIMISGELYGRHVEDECRTLIVWIKEQCDRCSRLSGGYYAGVIQVRAEGRRPDDHERAVSEEIATEIEDSVQNAGERLSFITETKNTKDGIDIVISSHNLGESISREIKKRLGGKITKHPKLIGEKDGRPLYRITYLIKLPRYQKGEILYSKGKYLEVRYIESGLLKVFDFEDGMLKSLREDDVERSVGNIRVIENALVTYTEGNTAGILDPKNYESREVLIPKWLYIREGSEIRVLRDPENDNLVPVG; from the coding sequence ATGACCGAAAATATTGACATCAAACAGAACATCTGCCCAAAATGCGGAAAACCTACAAAAAAGGGCCTTTGTCCGGAATGCAGAATCGCCGAAACAGAATGGTTAGTCTGTGACCCAAGAGTGCAGTGCACACAATGCCCCACATGCGGTTCAATGAAAAACGGAGCAATATGGACAGACTGCAAGGTGGAAATGGAAGACCTCATTGCAGAGATCGCCCTCTCCGCAGTTCACCTGCATGAGGATATGTATGACTACAACATACAGCTCTCCCACTTTGAACCAAGCCCGAACAGAACCTCAGTAAAGATAATGATATCAGGAGAACTCTACGGCAGGCATGTGGAAGATGAATGCAGAACACTCATCGTATGGATCAAAGAGCAGTGCGACAGGTGCAGCAGATTATCCGGCGGATACTATGCCGGAGTCATTCAGGTAAGGGCAGAAGGCAGAAGGCCCGATGATCATGAACGTGCAGTTTCAGAAGAGATAGCAACCGAAATTGAGGACAGTGTCCAGAATGCCGGAGAAAGGCTCTCATTCATCACTGAGACCAAGAATACAAAAGACGGGATCGATATTGTCATAAGCAGCCACAATCTCGGCGAGAGCATATCAAGAGAGATCAAAAAAAGGCTTGGCGGAAAAATAACAAAACACCCGAAACTGATAGGCGAGAAGGACGGAAGGCCGCTGTACAGGATAACCTACTTAATAAAGCTTCCAAGATACCAGAAGGGTGAGATACTCTACTCCAAAGGAAAATACCTCGAAGTAAGGTATATCGAGTCCGGACTTCTGAAAGTCTTTGATTTTGAGGACGGCATGTTAAAATCCCTGCGGGAGGATGACGTAGAGAGATCAGTCGGAAATATCAGGGTAATTGAAAACGCCCTTGTTACATATACCGAAGGCAACACAGCCGGAATTTTAGACCCGAAAAATTATGAAAGCCGCGAGGTGCTGATACCAAAGTGGCTGTATATAAGAGAAGGTTCAGAGATCAGAGTTCTCCGAGACCCTGAAAACGACAACCTTGTCCCAGTCGGATAA
- the thiD gene encoding bifunctional hydroxymethylpyrimidine kinase/phosphomethylpyrimidine kinase: MINYSKIPAACSIAGSDSGGGAGIQADLKTFSSLGVWGCTVVTAVTAQNSREVRGIWNLSAEAVGMQIQAVRDDFGIKVYKTGMLPDGRIIEAVSENIPGGVPLIIDPVMVSTSGSRLIDEDAVAALMEVLIPKSALVTPNIPEAAVLSGIGDIAGREDMVHAGRVILDMGAGAVLIKGGHLKGDVSADILVEKERVTEFSSGRLAGDFHGTGCCLSSAIAAYMAKGMVLPAACRSAKNFINSAISEPFRSDSGRFVVNPALHTNVDEY; this comes from the coding sequence ATGATAAATTATAGCAAAATTCCTGCCGCATGCTCTATTGCCGGGTCGGACTCCGGCGGAGGCGCAGGCATTCAGGCAGACCTTAAAACATTTTCATCACTTGGGGTGTGGGGCTGCACAGTTGTAACAGCAGTGACGGCACAGAACAGCCGGGAGGTCAGAGGCATATGGAATCTATCAGCAGAGGCTGTCGGGATGCAGATACAGGCTGTGAGGGATGATTTCGGGATAAAGGTGTATAAAACCGGAATGCTGCCCGATGGCAGAATTATAGAGGCTGTCTCCGAGAATATTCCCGGAGGCGTGCCTCTCATTATTGATCCGGTTATGGTATCAACTAGCGGTTCACGGCTCATTGATGAAGATGCGGTGGCGGCGCTTATGGAAGTACTCATTCCGAAATCTGCGCTTGTAACCCCAAATATTCCTGAGGCAGCCGTTCTTTCAGGCATTGGTGATATTGCAGGGAGGGAAGATATGGTCCATGCCGGAAGGGTGATCCTTGATATGGGCGCAGGGGCAGTGCTGATTAAAGGCGGGCATCTGAAAGGAGATGTGTCAGCTGATATTCTGGTGGAAAAGGAGAGAGTTACTGAGTTCTCATCCGGAAGGCTGGCCGGTGACTTTCACGGGACAGGCTGCTGCCTCTCTTCTGCAATTGCGGCGTACATGGCTAAAGGCATGGTGCTGCCCGCTGCATGCAGGTCAGCCAAGAATTTTATAAATTCTGCTATATCTGAACCTTTCAGGTCAGATTCCGGGAGATTTGTGGTGAATCCAGCATTGCACACCAATGTGGATGAATACTGA